The proteins below come from a single Streptomyces tubercidicus genomic window:
- a CDS encoding M48 family metalloprotease: MATPPDPAHVGRTSVPDPPVYPAAVTYPSPHCPNEMIPPPPPYPGSTTQYDAARHGGGPEDHSGPGPGKREPHEDFGHRGRVHLAKRQRSIDVTAVVQLLLQLPSFLASLVIVAVLSQLLLPDMGWLGGLLWLASGAMAFHRPTERALARHLLNLRHPTPRELSQLEPLWRAVTARTGVEGRAYELWIEDSDHLNALAAAGHIVGVTRFSLERLSDGQLAAVLAHELGHHVRGHAWSSLLGQWYAVPGRLVWAVVRKLIRLVTITVTGHGRMGFWAAVLLLVAGAAVLLVALEYWYVTLTLVAAPYLLAAVTRRAELRADHHAATAGFGPTLAEVLHMMQAADRECGSVTASALSGCGKTAAMGTRTPARGRRQGLLGKLLSSHPDYHTRLHHLAPYLKQR, translated from the coding sequence ATGGCCACTCCTCCCGATCCGGCCCACGTCGGCCGCACGTCCGTGCCCGATCCTCCGGTCTATCCGGCTGCTGTGACCTATCCGTCCCCGCACTGTCCGAACGAGATGATCCCGCCCCCGCCGCCGTACCCGGGCAGCACGACGCAATACGATGCCGCTCGCCATGGCGGCGGGCCGGAGGACCACTCCGGTCCCGGCCCCGGGAAACGTGAGCCGCACGAGGATTTCGGCCACCGTGGGCGTGTGCATCTCGCCAAGCGCCAGCGGAGCATCGATGTGACGGCCGTGGTCCAACTGCTGTTGCAGTTGCCCTCGTTCCTTGCAAGCCTGGTGATCGTCGCAGTGCTCTCTCAGCTCCTGCTCCCTGACATGGGATGGCTGGGGGGCTTGCTCTGGCTCGCTTCGGGTGCCATGGCGTTTCACCGGCCCACGGAGAGAGCCCTTGCCCGCCATCTGCTGAACCTTCGTCACCCCACCCCACGAGAACTGAGCCAGCTGGAACCACTGTGGCGGGCAGTGACCGCACGGACGGGTGTCGAGGGCCGCGCATACGAGCTGTGGATCGAGGACAGCGATCATCTGAACGCCCTGGCCGCGGCAGGCCACATCGTGGGCGTTACCCGGTTTTCGCTGGAGCGTCTGTCCGATGGCCAGCTGGCCGCGGTACTCGCTCATGAACTGGGGCACCACGTCCGCGGCCATGCATGGTCCTCGCTCCTGGGGCAGTGGTATGCGGTTCCGGGACGTCTGGTGTGGGCTGTTGTGCGCAAGCTGATCCGGCTTGTCACCATCACCGTCACCGGGCATGGGCGCATGGGCTTCTGGGCGGCAGTGCTGCTTCTGGTGGCGGGTGCCGCCGTCCTGCTGGTCGCGCTGGAGTACTGGTACGTCACTCTGACGCTGGTCGCTGCCCCGTATCTGCTCGCCGCCGTGACCCGCCGGGCCGAATTACGTGCGGATCACCATGCGGCAACGGCCGGCTTCGGGCCGACGCTCGCCGAGGTGTTGCACATGATGCAGGCGGCGGATCGGGAATGTGGATCCGTGACGGCTTCCGCCCTGTCCGGGTGCGGCAAAACGGCTGCGATGGGCACGAGAACCCCAGCTCGTGGCCGCAGACAGGGCCTCTTGGGAAAGCTCCTGTCCTCGCACCCCGACTACCACACGCGCCTGCACCACCTCGCGCCGTATCTAAAGCAACGATGA
- a CDS encoding Pycsar system effector family protein, which yields MSMTVSLLGGLVAAHGWSLSGLSVPRSVLLWVAMAALAGALGCLLLAVLPRYGTSRWSPGRPLTYFDDIRRATKGGRLAEALAVTEANQADGVLEALAQNSRIVGAKHWWIRTGLAAYSAGVVLLAIAQLIR from the coding sequence ATGAGCATGACCGTGAGTCTGCTCGGTGGCCTGGTCGCGGCCCACGGATGGTCTTTATCGGGGCTCTCCGTCCCCAGGAGCGTGCTGTTGTGGGTAGCCATGGCCGCTCTGGCCGGGGCACTGGGGTGCCTGCTCCTCGCCGTCCTGCCCCGGTACGGCACCAGCCGGTGGTCTCCGGGGCGGCCGTTGACGTACTTCGACGACATCCGCCGTGCCACGAAGGGCGGTCGGCTCGCAGAGGCCCTCGCCGTCACCGAGGCAAACCAGGCCGATGGGGTACTTGAGGCGCTGGCCCAGAACAGCCGCATCGTCGGTGCCAAGCACTGGTGGATCCGGACAGGCCTCGCCGCCTATTCCGCGGGAGTGGTGCTTCTGGCCATCGCGCAACTCATCCGCTGA
- a CDS encoding PE-PGRS family protein: MVDIRREPDWDQGANRHSELVDPVLTVRQLSRFDHRKGHSRIDNALVFTTDKGEFDVYLPPHRPTRPLFATRRYTAVYEVDMGVHTCTVSLLLPSDNDAFDFTAEVELTWQVSRPQKFVASGERNVPALLKRRLEQLMYPVSRGFPIDRSADAERAVYQVLARVGELGDEAGLHTSYAVRLRLDDAAIAHQRELRRIRYTDEQLGMSHDLEMREDRLRAERDVERAQHDHELVMLQGRQDEEARQLEAEKVRYYQSYLQHGGVAMWALHLAQHPEDSRLVMENLQRDQLALIRSQSEVALQVLKEGHPEDYQRAGMNKQAVEILEGLLARNLPGIASAPPAPDSLPWAGPTGTPVHSHKQRDGASANSAEEER, translated from the coding sequence ATGGTGGACATCCGCCGCGAGCCCGACTGGGACCAGGGAGCGAACCGGCACAGTGAGCTGGTCGACCCGGTGTTGACCGTTCGCCAGTTGTCCCGGTTCGACCACCGCAAGGGGCACAGCCGAATCGACAATGCGCTGGTCTTCACCACGGACAAAGGGGAGTTCGATGTTTACCTGCCACCTCATCGGCCGACGCGCCCTCTGTTCGCCACCAGGCGGTACACCGCTGTCTACGAAGTCGACATGGGGGTGCACACCTGCACCGTGTCGCTGTTGCTGCCAAGCGACAACGACGCCTTCGACTTCACCGCCGAGGTAGAGCTGACCTGGCAGGTCTCCCGGCCGCAAAAGTTCGTGGCCAGCGGAGAGCGGAACGTGCCCGCTCTCCTGAAGCGCCGGCTGGAGCAGCTGATGTACCCGGTCAGCCGTGGCTTTCCGATCGACCGGAGTGCGGATGCCGAACGCGCCGTGTACCAGGTGCTCGCCAGGGTGGGCGAGTTGGGAGACGAAGCCGGGCTGCACACGTCGTATGCCGTGCGGCTCAGGCTGGACGACGCGGCGATTGCCCACCAGCGGGAGCTGCGCCGAATCCGGTACACCGACGAACAGCTGGGCATGTCACACGACTTGGAAATGCGGGAGGACCGGCTCAGGGCGGAGCGGGATGTGGAGCGGGCCCAGCACGATCACGAACTGGTCATGCTGCAGGGTCGCCAGGATGAGGAAGCGCGGCAGTTGGAAGCGGAGAAGGTCCGCTACTACCAGAGCTACCTCCAGCACGGCGGCGTGGCGATGTGGGCCCTGCACCTGGCGCAGCATCCGGAGGATTCCCGGTTGGTGATGGAAAACCTGCAGAGGGACCAACTGGCCCTGATCCGAAGTCAGTCAGAGGTCGCCCTTCAGGTGTTGAAGGAAGGCCATCCGGAGGACTACCAGCGTGCGGGCATGAACAAACAGGCCGTGGAGATCCTGGAGGGGCTCCTCGCCCGCAACCTGCCCGGTATCGCTTCTGCTCCTCCTGCACCGGACTCCCTGCCCTGGGCAGGGCCCACCGGCACCCCGGTGCACTCCCACAAGCAGCGGGACGGTGCGTCCGCCAACAGCGCCGAGGAGGAGCGATGA
- a CDS encoding Crp/Fnr family transcriptional regulator has protein sequence MTPSRASRLDDQVPFLARLEHQERVALLELGRPMKYSPRSVLVHQDEPSTHVMVILAGWTKVIHSAANGYEALLALRGPGDIVGEASAVSGRSRSATVAALGRVEAVTIERGRFLDHLAEFPATALQLLSLIGDRTQASDRRRVEQGALGVRERLSLLILELSRTHGVQDAEGVRLTTGLSQHELAGAVGASREAVARLLKELRERDIVRTSRRGLVIVRPDLLRRIGGGE, from the coding sequence ATGACGCCGTCACGAGCCAGCAGGCTCGACGACCAAGTTCCGTTCCTGGCCCGGTTGGAGCACCAGGAGCGGGTCGCGCTGCTGGAGCTGGGCCGGCCCATGAAGTACAGCCCGCGGTCCGTCCTGGTGCATCAGGACGAACCGTCCACCCACGTGATGGTCATCCTCGCCGGCTGGACCAAGGTCATCCACTCCGCGGCCAACGGCTACGAAGCTCTGCTCGCCCTGCGGGGGCCGGGCGATATCGTTGGTGAGGCCTCCGCAGTCAGCGGCCGCTCGCGCTCGGCGACGGTCGCCGCACTCGGAAGGGTCGAGGCCGTCACGATAGAGCGTGGCAGATTCCTGGACCATCTCGCGGAGTTCCCGGCTACTGCCCTCCAACTGCTCAGCCTCATTGGGGACCGGACACAGGCCAGCGACCGGCGACGCGTGGAGCAAGGAGCGCTCGGCGTTCGTGAGCGGTTGTCGCTCCTGATCCTGGAGCTGTCGCGCACACACGGGGTGCAGGATGCGGAGGGGGTGCGCCTGACCACCGGTCTCAGCCAGCACGAGCTGGCAGGCGCGGTCGGAGCCTCCCGCGAGGCGGTGGCCAGGCTTCTGAAAGAGCTGCGGGAACGCGACATCGTGCGCACCAGCCGCAGAGGACTGGTCATCGTCCGCCCGGACCTGCTGCGCCGGATTGGGGGCGGCGAATAG
- a CDS encoding DEAD/DEAH box helicase, with translation MDEAPEFEGWLRLPDPKWEALIRGVDASTRYHQEARAASDVLGDFREWLGDADILVAFNGAVADFRWLDAECSRAELPAVDGVLRVDALYLAQAVWPWLDSYRLGDVAVSAGTAVQAGRLHDAVTDARVTALVVKAAVREMVGWSDSWWRLVTSVGAGSAAWALVASLMDRKPGGTVDDESVAELLAEAVREWGEPVRSPDGESPGLAALPLPAQLLGPDGRVDPHRLALAVAAGRDVEWRPAQQEMARWLGGQVDAGRDGMCEAPTGTGKSLAVLGVALDWLAAEPGRRVVVSTFTRQLQEQLAGDVLALARVVPGLESLAAVVKGQRNRVSLRALVAALVDAAEAAGGGRARRTRFVGDVVFREVLVWFLRRLTTARGRAQMWSARSVDIQDLPAFLVEYVQAASGGVLPLWLASVSQEAEDYRRGSDSPLAPWTDSVGEAVAGHRLVIANHALLQVQAGAFDRSTLLVADEAHALEQAVTVASTAQVDIRAVENLFADAERWVPDFRRADASEFSKLLREGQRLLETEAMPRAAQGVFDAVGGEPGRRVATLASPYGGLVTVAGARQLLERLERLGSWAQAAGRELARLTGLPEVRQAPWWERERVALLVARVGLLAQEAATVVADARDVLGTSPDEADTADEVDADDDEDLEWDEEPPESVQDLGEEPLQQALRGLTAAAANRVVFASEGGEVTAAVVARRYPFSVSSAPIELSADPQWRRVRNSFGRIMYVSATLQVAGSWAFVRQRLGLGSEVDACALPSPFDASRQARLLCFADFPSWAEHPQAAYRTVAHQLAGYARQVVRERHGAFEHGALVLTTSTAAAEAVSERLLEQLAVDGASLPVAVAPLLGNARAVREFRDLGGFCVATRGMWQGVDFPARRLSLVWINKLPFAPFADPVIAARRAAAAERARAAGAADPEATATREYYLPLAAMDLRQAVGRLLRSVDHRGVVVISDRKLAGGTALRRAYRRVFLESLDPGLLNADPLTGEPAGGNVVTMAQGWETIWRFLAEQGRLDAPRARELCTPRALEEHTVLPATLKIRKAELSVQEVARARKDGTLASLLVERCEAVAGYLRFKDGPLALKPEQRAVVRAVGENRDVLALLPTGFGKSFTFQLPALVLPGVTVVVSPLVALMADQALELSSAVGGAVRALVGPMTESNSRGGKTEVAEQLRGRPHGIKLVYVSPERLADRRFADLLREAARTGVLERVAVDEAHTFVQWGDDFRPSFRRVEVLLGELREQFGVRVTAVTATANRQVRAGLREGLFGLDGAAADEEALVTVQASPLRPELAVYRRAMRAGGPQSIAGLAERVAEACEDHAIFYCLTVKEVEALYAHLREFAVQGSQRVRRFHGRLSEAEKAAVLTEFREAPGRGEDGYAPLLIVATSAFGLGVNRQDIRCVFVVSPPTDLSALYQQLGRAGRDQAGRAQSEVDAPSAGLALGTGRGLRTVAWLAAQGLSLDVLRRLGHSVLRAGELGVLDAERIAADCMAADLQEGLLPAQQAQQASVWDTYRTSVVRALAVLASLDALTDLGDFPERVRITPIPGVRPLSDPEWGPAAAVVGALAERRPGTHQVTDVYALLRDSGTEAAVPDPAAAWTTLAVLHDLGVVDVSQAGNRRTLTAVRVTDGTPFPDAFDARMRAARDRARQDLADLRDWYDTTECATAAFHVYFTDTPLGRAGHVCATPATRCSACWDTHMSAETTPRLLRALNTPRPRPAVHRDSEPYRRATDQWVYALLWDNYRGLAPTMIRRVLRGEETYLSRRDGVRRPLWPRLLYHRLRGVDPGIRSTDVTAALQRLHGTGQVLPTEDGALWRLRRYAERPRQEV, from the coding sequence GTGGACGAGGCTCCGGAGTTCGAGGGCTGGCTGCGACTGCCGGACCCGAAGTGGGAAGCCCTGATCCGCGGTGTGGACGCCTCGACCCGGTACCACCAAGAAGCCCGGGCCGCCAGTGATGTATTGGGAGATTTCCGTGAGTGGCTCGGGGACGCGGACATTCTGGTGGCTTTCAACGGCGCGGTCGCGGACTTCAGGTGGCTCGACGCCGAGTGCTCACGAGCGGAGCTTCCCGCTGTCGACGGAGTGCTGCGGGTGGACGCTCTGTACCTGGCGCAGGCGGTGTGGCCGTGGTTGGACTCCTACCGGCTGGGAGACGTGGCCGTGTCCGCGGGAACGGCAGTGCAGGCCGGGCGGCTGCATGACGCTGTGACGGACGCCCGTGTGACCGCACTGGTCGTCAAGGCAGCAGTGCGGGAGATGGTCGGCTGGTCTGATTCGTGGTGGCGACTCGTGACATCCGTCGGAGCGGGATCCGCAGCGTGGGCGCTGGTGGCGTCGCTGATGGACCGGAAGCCGGGCGGGACCGTGGACGACGAGAGCGTCGCGGAGTTGCTGGCGGAGGCAGTACGCGAATGGGGCGAGCCCGTGCGCTCGCCGGACGGGGAGAGTCCAGGCTTGGCTGCTCTCCCGCTTCCAGCTCAACTGCTGGGACCTGATGGGCGGGTAGATCCGCATCGGCTCGCGCTAGCCGTCGCAGCGGGGAGGGATGTGGAGTGGCGACCGGCGCAGCAAGAGATGGCGAGATGGCTCGGCGGGCAGGTCGACGCTGGGCGGGACGGGATGTGCGAGGCGCCGACGGGGACGGGGAAGAGTCTGGCAGTGCTCGGGGTGGCTTTGGACTGGCTGGCGGCCGAACCCGGCCGGCGGGTGGTCGTCTCAACGTTCACACGCCAGTTGCAGGAGCAATTAGCGGGAGATGTGTTGGCCCTGGCACGCGTGGTGCCAGGCCTGGAGTCGCTCGCCGCTGTAGTCAAGGGTCAGCGTAACCGCGTGTCGTTGCGGGCCTTGGTGGCTGCGCTGGTAGACGCGGCCGAGGCGGCTGGCGGGGGGCGGGCTCGACGGACCCGCTTCGTCGGCGACGTGGTATTCCGTGAGGTGCTGGTGTGGTTCCTACGCCGTCTGACGACCGCACGAGGGCGAGCGCAGATGTGGTCGGCACGCAGCGTGGACATACAGGATCTACCGGCGTTCCTCGTCGAGTACGTGCAGGCCGCGTCCGGCGGGGTGCTGCCACTGTGGCTGGCGAGCGTGAGCCAGGAAGCGGAGGACTACCGCCGTGGTTCGGATTCGCCGCTCGCCCCGTGGACGGACTCGGTGGGCGAGGCTGTCGCGGGCCATCGACTGGTGATCGCGAATCATGCCTTACTCCAGGTGCAGGCTGGTGCCTTCGACCGTTCCACCCTGCTGGTGGCCGATGAGGCACACGCGCTGGAACAAGCGGTGACCGTGGCGTCGACGGCACAGGTCGACATCCGCGCGGTGGAGAACCTGTTCGCGGACGCAGAGCGGTGGGTCCCTGATTTCCGGCGCGCCGACGCCTCGGAGTTCTCGAAGCTGCTGCGGGAGGGGCAGCGGCTACTGGAGACCGAGGCGATGCCGCGTGCGGCACAAGGGGTATTCGATGCGGTGGGCGGCGAACCGGGGCGCCGCGTGGCGACATTGGCGAGTCCGTACGGGGGGCTGGTCACGGTGGCCGGTGCCCGTCAGCTGCTGGAGCGGCTTGAGCGGTTGGGCAGCTGGGCTCAGGCGGCGGGCCGGGAGCTGGCCCGGCTGACGGGTCTGCCGGAGGTACGGCAAGCGCCGTGGTGGGAGCGTGAACGTGTCGCGCTGCTCGTGGCGCGCGTGGGGCTGCTGGCGCAGGAGGCCGCGACGGTGGTGGCGGATGCCCGCGATGTGCTCGGGACGTCTCCGGATGAGGCGGACACCGCGGATGAGGTGGATGCGGATGACGATGAGGATCTGGAGTGGGACGAGGAGCCTCCGGAGAGTGTGCAGGATCTGGGGGAGGAACCATTGCAGCAGGCTCTTCGTGGCCTGACGGCGGCGGCGGCGAACCGGGTGGTTTTCGCAAGCGAGGGCGGGGAGGTGACCGCTGCGGTGGTAGCGCGCCGCTATCCCTTCTCGGTGTCCTCCGCGCCGATCGAGCTGAGCGCGGATCCGCAGTGGCGTCGGGTCCGTAACAGCTTCGGCCGAATCATGTATGTGTCGGCGACGCTCCAGGTCGCGGGATCCTGGGCGTTCGTCCGGCAGCGTCTGGGGTTGGGCAGCGAGGTGGACGCGTGCGCGCTGCCGAGTCCTTTCGACGCCTCCCGGCAGGCCCGGCTGCTGTGTTTCGCAGACTTTCCCAGCTGGGCCGAGCACCCGCAGGCTGCCTACCGTACGGTCGCGCACCAGCTGGCGGGGTACGCGCGTCAGGTCGTCCGTGAACGGCACGGGGCCTTCGAGCACGGGGCGCTGGTACTGACGACGTCAACGGCGGCCGCGGAGGCGGTTTCGGAGCGGCTACTGGAACAGCTCGCCGTGGACGGAGCTTCGCTGCCGGTGGCCGTGGCGCCGCTGCTGGGCAATGCGCGTGCCGTGAGGGAGTTCCGTGACCTGGGCGGCTTCTGCGTGGCCACGCGTGGGATGTGGCAGGGGGTCGATTTCCCGGCGCGTCGGCTGAGCTTGGTGTGGATCAACAAGCTGCCGTTCGCGCCGTTCGCGGACCCGGTGATCGCCGCTCGGCGCGCGGCGGCCGCGGAGCGGGCGAGGGCTGCCGGGGCGGCCGACCCCGAGGCAACCGCGACGCGTGAGTACTACCTGCCGCTGGCGGCGATGGATCTGCGCCAGGCGGTGGGACGGCTGCTGCGCTCGGTGGATCACCGTGGCGTCGTGGTGATCAGTGACCGCAAACTCGCCGGTGGGACCGCGCTGCGCCGGGCCTACCGCCGGGTCTTCCTGGAGTCGCTGGACCCGGGACTGCTCAATGCCGACCCGCTCACAGGCGAGCCGGCGGGTGGGAACGTCGTGACGATGGCACAGGGCTGGGAGACCATCTGGCGATTTCTGGCAGAGCAGGGCCGTCTCGACGCGCCGCGCGCCCGCGAGTTGTGCACACCGCGGGCGCTGGAAGAGCACACAGTCCTGCCTGCCACGCTCAAGATCCGCAAGGCGGAGCTCAGTGTCCAGGAGGTGGCGCGGGCCCGCAAGGACGGGACGCTCGCCTCGCTGCTGGTCGAGCGGTGCGAGGCGGTCGCCGGATACCTGCGCTTCAAGGATGGCCCGCTGGCGTTGAAACCCGAGCAGCGGGCGGTGGTCCGCGCGGTGGGCGAGAACCGGGACGTGCTCGCGCTGCTGCCCACGGGGTTTGGGAAGTCGTTCACTTTCCAGTTGCCGGCGTTGGTGCTCCCGGGGGTGACTGTGGTGGTCTCACCGTTGGTGGCGCTGATGGCCGACCAGGCGCTGGAGCTGTCGTCGGCGGTCGGGGGCGCGGTGCGGGCGCTGGTCGGCCCCATGACGGAGTCGAACAGCCGCGGAGGGAAGACCGAGGTCGCCGAGCAGCTCCGCGGTCGCCCGCACGGCATCAAGCTGGTGTATGTGTCCCCGGAACGGCTCGCGGACCGCCGTTTCGCAGATCTGCTGCGGGAGGCCGCGCGAACCGGCGTGCTGGAGCGGGTCGCGGTGGACGAAGCGCACACGTTCGTGCAGTGGGGCGACGACTTCCGTCCGAGTTTCCGCCGGGTGGAGGTGTTGCTCGGGGAGCTGAGAGAGCAGTTCGGGGTGCGGGTGACGGCGGTGACCGCGACGGCGAACCGACAGGTGCGAGCCGGGCTTCGGGAGGGTCTGTTCGGTCTGGATGGCGCTGCGGCGGACGAAGAGGCTCTGGTGACGGTGCAAGCGTCGCCGCTCCGTCCCGAGCTGGCGGTATACCGGCGGGCGATGCGGGCCGGCGGCCCGCAGTCAATCGCCGGGCTCGCCGAGCGGGTCGCCGAAGCGTGCGAGGACCATGCGATCTTCTACTGCCTGACGGTGAAGGAGGTCGAGGCGCTCTACGCCCATCTGCGCGAGTTCGCGGTCCAGGGCAGTCAGCGCGTGCGGCGTTTCCACGGGCGGCTGTCGGAGGCAGAGAAGGCCGCGGTGCTGACGGAGTTCCGGGAGGCGCCGGGCCGCGGTGAGGACGGGTACGCACCGCTGTTGATCGTCGCAACAAGCGCATTCGGGCTGGGGGTGAACCGGCAAGACATCCGCTGTGTGTTCGTGGTGTCGCCGCCCACGGATCTGTCCGCCCTCTACCAACAACTCGGACGCGCAGGCCGGGACCAGGCCGGGCGGGCGCAGAGCGAGGTCGACGCGCCGTCGGCCGGTCTGGCGCTGGGGACGGGCCGTGGGCTGCGGACCGTGGCCTGGCTGGCGGCGCAGGGTCTCTCCCTCGACGTCCTGCGCCGGCTGGGCCACTCGGTTCTGAGAGCCGGTGAGTTGGGGGTCCTCGACGCGGAGAGGATCGCAGCCGACTGCATGGCTGCCGATCTCCAGGAGGGGCTACTCCCCGCCCAGCAGGCACAGCAGGCCTCGGTGTGGGACACGTACCGCACCTCCGTGGTGCGGGCGCTGGCCGTCCTGGCCTCGCTGGACGCGCTCACCGACCTGGGGGATTTCCCCGAGCGCGTCCGAATCACGCCGATACCCGGCGTCAGGCCGCTGTCCGACCCCGAGTGGGGCCCGGCTGCGGCCGTCGTCGGCGCGCTCGCCGAGCGGCGGCCCGGAACCCACCAGGTGACCGACGTGTACGCACTCCTCCGGGACAGCGGCACGGAAGCGGCCGTGCCCGACCCCGCTGCCGCATGGACCACGCTGGCCGTCCTGCACGATCTTGGCGTGGTCGATGTCTCTCAGGCCGGCAACCGGCGCACCCTGACCGCGGTGCGGGTGACCGATGGCACTCCCTTCCCGGACGCCTTCGACGCGCGCATGCGCGCCGCCCGGGATCGCGCCCGCCAGGACCTGGCTGACCTGCGCGACTGGTACGACACCACCGAATGCGCGACCGCGGCGTTCCACGTCTACTTCACCGACACCCCGCTCGGTCGCGCCGGTCACGTGTGCGCGACCCCGGCGACCCGCTGCTCAGCCTGCTGGGACACCCACATGTCGGCCGAGACGACACCGCGGTTGCTGCGCGCCCTGAACACCCCGCGGCCACGGCCAGCGGTGCACCGCGACAGCGAACCGTACCGACGCGCGACCGACCAGTGGGTCTACGCCTTGCTCTGGGACAACTACCGAGGACTGGCACCGACGATGATCCGCCGGGTGCTGCGCGGCGAAGAGACCTATCTGTCCCGCCGGGACGGCGTCCGCAGACCGCTGTGGCCGCGCCTGCTGTACCACCGTCTGCGCGGCGTGGATCCCGGGATCCGGTCCACAGACGTGACCGCGGCGCTGCAACGCCTTCACGGCACCGGCCAGGTGCTGCCCACCGAGGACGGGGCCCTGTGGCGGCTACGCCGATACGCCGAGCGCCCCCGGCAGGAGGTGTGA